Genomic DNA from Apis mellifera strain DH4 linkage group LG6, Amel_HAv3.1, whole genome shotgun sequence:
atgagataaatacgataaatGCGATATTTTCCATAATAGTCTGAGATGACCAAAAACGGTTGCACTTgcgaaaatggataaaaatcaGAGGAAAGAAGTGAATAATCCGCGTCAAAATGCCAACCCACTGTCCATTCTTACATTTTGGTAAGATAGatcaatatgtaaatatataaacatatattatacatattataaattattaattatataaattttaatttattttgaattaattgtaatttatttattatatttttacacttATCATtacatctataattatattttatcaatgtattttacttttcaatttatttataattggatCATCATtgtaatcttaattaattatataggtGGATCCTCAAGCTGTTCATTATtggttataaaaaagaattggaagaagATGATCTGTATTCGCCATTACGAGAAGACAGGAGTAATTATTTGGGGCAacgaatcgtgaaaaattggGAAAATGAGGTGAAACGAtgtgagaagaagaaagacaaTTCAAAACCGAGCTTATTTAGGGTACTCTACAAGTGCTTTGGTAGACTAGTCATGAACACTGGACTAGTGCTATTTGTTCTAGAATTCGGCATACGGTATAGtaacaaatataacaatttaatggTAATTTGATGCAttgtgcaaaataaaaaatataaatcgtctaattatttttggatattattaaactcttttcctttgaaaaaaatattggaaagatatcatatattttatatataatattgaaaacataagaaaaaactagaaagaaaaaattaaatttgtattttattccaGACTCGTGCACCCGTTTTTACTCGCTAGATTATTACGTTACTTCTCAGGGAACAGAAAAGACTGGAGCAACGACATACAATATTATGCCGCGGGTTTTTGTATTTTACCtctaatagatattataattcttcattGGGCCTTACAAAATCTTATGCACGTAGGAATGAAAGTCAGAGTGGCATGTTGTACTTTAATTTACAGAAAGATACTTAAACTATCCAATTCTGTTCTCGAAAATGAAACATCTGCTGGACAGGtacagattattttttaaaagtttaatgcacaattctatttataatatattatcacttttattttaatttttagatggTTAATTTCTTAAGCAATGACGTTAATAGGCTTGATTATTTCGTATTTggtattcattatttatggaTTGGTCCACTTCAAATCTTTGTAATAGCGTATCTTATCTTTCGTGAAATTGGATGGGGAGCTATTACAGGAATGACgacatttttattatgcatACCTTTACAGAgttagtatttaaaataactaatcgttaaaatattttaagatacataattataatcatttttagcttttatgtgaatattaaccttacattaataattaacaaataaaatatataaatttataagtcaaattaatttatcatttctatagtttatatctgtttttatagttttgcaatttttttttatcttttacttttttagtGTATCTTGGAAAAAAAGTATCGCGTTTAACTCTTGTGACAGcacaaaaaattgataatagatTAAGCTTGATGAATCAGATTATAGCTGGagtagaaataattaagatgTATGTTTGGGAAATACCATACTCGCTTCTTGTGGAAAAAGCTAGAaagtaagaaataattctcatttatcatgttttcataaaataaataattaatcaatttgtgtttttttttttaggaaagaaGTGgatgtaatgaaaaaatattcgatcgttGAACAAATTGGTTTAACGTTCGATATCTATGTTCCTCGAgtctgtttatttattactatattaacaTATGTTTTACTTGGAAACAATATTGATGCTGAAAAAGTATTTATGACTTCGGCATTTTATACTGTTTTAAAAAGTTCTATGACTATTGGTTTTGCTTTAAGtaagttattttttcattgaaatatattttatacatatatttataatattatatataattttaataaataaattacaaaaaatacaattaattgcttcaaatataatcataatattttgattattttgcaGGTGTTCATCAATTAGCGGAAGCATTAGTATCCATCAAGCGTTTGGAGAAATTCATGATGCATCCCGAAATATCTAAATCACAGAAAATTCAGAACCAAGTGGCCTCACAATCTATTCCCATTTACTTAAAAAACGTCACTGCCAGATGGGACGAATCTAGAGAGTATGATACTTTACGAAATATTGATCTATCTGTACAAGCTGGTAGTTTCATAGCTGTCATTGGTCAGATAGGTTCGGGAAAAAGtagtttattacaaattatacttCGTGAATTGGCATTAAAAGACGGAGTTCTAGAAACCAATGGAAAAATAAGTTTCGCTGATCAACGACCATGGATTTTCGCTTCCTCCATCAGACAGAACATTCTATTTGGACAACCGTGGAACGAAATCCGTTACAACGAAGTAATTCGTGTTTGTCAATTAAAACGTGATATAGATATGTTTACGCATAAAGATAGAACTATGGTTGGAGAAAGGGGAATCAATCTAAGCGGTGGTCAAAGAGCTAGAATTAATTTAGCACGGGCATTGTATGCTGATGCCGATATTTATCTTCTAGATGATCCTTTATCAGCGGTCGACACACATGTCGGTAGTCGCATTGTGGACGAATGTATATGCGGTTTTCTTAAAGACAAAACTCGGATCCTAGTCACTCATCAGATACAGTACTTGAAAGTTGCCgatgaaataattgtaatgaacAATGGTAGTATTCAAGCAAAAGGTAGCTTTGAGGAGCtacaaaatatgaatttagatTTCATAAAGATCTTCCAAGAGGTTGAAGATAAGCAAGAATCTAACGAagctgaaattaaaattgaaaagaggaaaacaatggaggaaataaagaaaagagaaaatacagACGCGACTGATGAACCGGTCGAAGTGTCAGAGATGAGAACGGTGGGAAAAATttctagtaaaattttttttgcctACTGGAAGGCTAGCAAAAATCCgtttttacttcttttaatgataattctatttatattaagtcAAATAATGGCTAGCGGTAGTGATTATTTGCTCGCATTTTGGGTAAATTCAGAGGTGGCGTCGCGAATTTTAAAGGATAATGGTACGATTGTTTTCGAATGGGTTGGTCCGTTGTCTCGTGatggaattatttatctttatagtGGTTTAACCGTGGGCATCGTTTGTATCTATGTGGTTCAAACGTTCACTTATTATGGAGTTTGTATGCGATCTTCAAAAAATCTGCACGCACAAATGTTTCGTAGTATTGTACGTGCTGCAATGTATTTTTACAACACGAATCCTGCTGGCCGAATATTAAATaggtattaaattttatcatttaattttatctcatttacgataatatcattgataatattatttctgtattAAGGTTTTCCAAAGACATCggtattattgataaaaaactaCCTTTTACCATGTTCGATGTTATCATAatgttcttaaattttattggaacCATAGTAATCCTTGGTGAAGTGAATGCTTGGTTATTAATACCCACGGGCATCGTTATActtcttttctattatatgcGAGTTGTGTATATTTCAACTAGTCGTGCAGTTAAACGTATGGAGGGTATAAGTaagtaattacattattaatctcatgaattttttataaattgtattttttttaatattatcaatattaattcatatgtattttactttatttaaatattattttatcattctacttaattttatttatacataaataatttattaatattcaatatttacttgaatataatatttaaaataataatgatatttttcagcTCGATCACCAGTATTTGATCATGTGGGAGCAACTTTACAAGGTTTAACTACAATTAGAGCGTTCAAAGCTGAAAAAATAGTAACAATGGATTTTGATAATCATCAGGATCTTCATAGTTCCACGTGGTACATATTCATCTCTATTTCACGAGCTTTCGGTCTTTATATCGAAACATTTTGTTTGATTTACGTAGCAGTGATCACAATCatgtttttgatatttgataatcTTGCCACTGCTGGAAATATTGGTTTAGTAATCAcacaaatttcttcaattactGGAATGTTACAATGGGGTATGAGACAAACCGCTGAATTGGAAAATCAAATTACTTCTGTCGAAAGAGTATTAGAATACAgtaatttagaagaagaacCATTTTTGGATAGTATACCGGAAAAGAAACCACCGGAAGAATGGCCTACGAAAGGTCTAGTTGAATTCAAAAATGTCAGATTAAAATATGGACCTAAAAGTCCTTATGTTTTAAATGGTATCAATTTTGTGATTAATCCCAAAGAAAAAGTAGGAGTTGTTGGAAGAACTGGTGCTGGAAAGACATCTTTAATTAGTGCTCTCTTTCGATTAGCATATATAGaaggagaaattattatagatggTGTGCCTACAGATACAATTGCATTGCATGACTTCCGTTCGAAAATCAGTATTATACCTCAAGAACCAGTTTTGTTTGGAGGCAGTCTTCGACGAAATTTAGATCCTTTTGATGAATATTCCGATAACACTTTATGGGAAGCTTTACAAGAagtagaattaaaagaaacgatcTCAGAAATGGCGGCAGGTTTAAACAGCAAAGTATCGGAAGAAGGATCAAATTTCAGTGTTGGACAACGTCAATTATTATGTCTTGTTCGAGCACtcgttagaaataataaaattatggtcCTTGATGAAGCTACTGCTAATGTTGATCCCCAAACTGATTCCTTGATTCAACAAACTgtcagaaagaaatttatagattgCACTGTCTTCACTATAGCGCATAGATTAAATACTATAATGGATAGTGATAAAATACTTGTGATGAACCAAGGTTATTTAGTAGTaagtcttattttattttaattttttatgaaaaaatataatatatttaaatatattagatatgctatttgatatcattttttttaggaatttgATCATCCATATATTTTACTGCAAaagaaaggatatttttacgatatgGTACAACAAACGGGTACTTCAATGGCAAATAGTTTAACAGAAATAGCAAAGAACGtaagtgataaaatatttcttatataagaaacaaaattaaaccaaattaaataaaaaatatgtttttatattgatgTTTCAGTGTTTTTACAAGAACAAAGAAGCGTCGTCTTGATGATGGCCCAAATTTTAGCAACGTtcaagttaaataatatttaagcaaAAGTCTTTTTGTACgtccaatttatattttactatttcgaCCTAATAGCTTTtgctaaatatattaaatgttttcgaCGACACAAATTTTGAACGTATGGTGCTTATAAAGGTATTATctaaattagtttattataataaaaataataatgatcttttataacaaaaatataatttcaataaaattctacgataattttcttttttttttattttcatgaattcaaatttggcatccttattaataaaataaattattaataaaatatatacataaatacgtatcatattttccatatctatatatatcatttttatatatatcgattcttaatatttaaaatttaatttttatgaaagaaaataaaataaaaaaaaggagaagtcTCCTCGTAATGAGCCCTGTTTAGTTAGACAAATTCATCCCTTTTCCTCTCCGAAGAAAGGATTGTAAGGAAAGAATTTAATGCCTCAAACACATGACTTTTCTTTGACCAATACACTCTCGTCCTAACTCGAAAAGGATCTGCCGAAGCTTCTTCTCCttaaaaatcgagaaagaCGACAAGAGGCTAGTAAACAATTATGTTACGACACTTTCTGTCCAATTGTCCAGGGACTTTCCTCAGAGCAAGTTGAGAGTCACTAACGGACTCCGATTGTGGCTCCGCGGTGTTGCACGAGGGAACTCCTCGAAGAGCTATGGTATGGAATTCTCTTATAAAGCAACGAAGGCTGAAACGACCACTTGCGAGAAAGGTATCAGTGGTACTCaaccataaatatatttcaaaatccgaattcgaattctttattttttaattttattttcttattttctattatttttatcattatataataatgataaaaaggtaagtaaacaagaacaaataaattattaatttttataataaaataaaaaattttcagataacattttttttattttcgaatattaatattcacatCAAAATTGAACTttgttaaagtaaaaattttaatacattaaatatttgttatatagataataaatattataattcttgtttAATACTATTAAGAAATTTGTACCAAAAATTCGAccaaatgtataattaagtcacatataacatataaaattggCGCCATAACACACAACGTATCATATtgaataagaatagaaaaaagatatttttgtctAAGCACCATTTAATTCACACATCAGTAAAATATCACTCGATTAGTACCAAAATGATTacaaaagaagtaaaaatgaCACGTTGCGAACAGTTATTTTTACgtgataaaattcattataaaaatatttgttatatatttcaaattgatttgaattttaaaatccaaTGACATTTTCTTgtcattctataaaatatgaaaaatattttcgatttttatattgaatttctattatGACTGAGAATAATCGAACatgattttgttattaaaatgattaaaagatatacaaaataGCTAAACAATCTCTCATTCTAaactttgattattaaaatgaacacAGGCAAACGTGAAATGATCTGTCTTTTCTTGGAATGTGAAATATGCGATCGTTCGTTGTGctctttcattattattatcttattaaaagattaaaattaataatatagaatttgatCTCTTCATGagcttttgattttaatttctaaacacATTTTACCCGTGTATATGAAAATCGTTGAGACCGCACAAACTTTTGCTTtcttttctgtttctttttctatcgtatgtatcattttttataaatataataataaattcgttctTTTGGACATTGTGGTTCCTCattgatttatgattaatagGAACTTTTATATCTAAACATTCGTTGTACAATGTTCGCAACGATAtttgtcaaataaaatatcacaaattCACGCCGAACGTATTAATCAAAGACATTAATATCTTgatcgtatatataaaatgaatgttgtaaatctttaaattcataacaaattttcatttatcaagtTTTATGACAAAAGCCTCTCCCGGAGGTATAGTAAGTTCCTTGAAATATACGTCTTTATTTAATCTGTATAATGGCCCAACTACAACTTGACCACCGTaataaagaaaggataaaTCCTTCATTTGTGACTTGTTACCTAGATTCGCTAAAAAGACATAAGAATTCCGTCTTGGATACCACCTttctattacaattatttcatcatctgcatacctaaaaaaaaaataattagtaaaaattttaatacaaagtcaataatttttaattttacaaaaaatttttattttactaaattttactcttttaaatataaaaacctcaaatgtagaattataaaaaattttcaaaatttcattataatatttaatttttataaatttatattacctaATATCACAGTTCGCCAGCACCTGATTTTCTTTTAGCACCGCTTTTACATAAATTGGTGTTGTTTCTGATCTAAGAGTAATCATTTCAGCAATAGTTCCGAACAAACTTGTCTCTAATGGTTTTGTAGATTCCGGAAGCCAAGCCGTAACACCAATGGACGCAAATTTAATATCAGAATCGCCGATTCCATCCCAATACATGGGAGGCAAATTATGCACGTGAGCAAGATCTTTATGATCCTCGCATTCGCAATCCATAATAcctatctaaatattaatcaattaaaatctataaaatattacaaagtaaattttatcataatacacatgtatatataatgaacCATATTCCACATGGTTATtcctataaaataacatacgCTTCTAAATTCCTGGGATCCTTatgacattttatatattatagtagaGTAGATATATTCGTGTTATATTCTATTTGTATACCTCATCACCGTAGAATATATTTGGTGTTCCCGGAAGCATCAACCCTAACAATGTAGCTGATAAAGTAGCATTCTTCACGCTAATGGTAGAAGCAATCCTTTTAGAATCCACGCTACCTATGGACCAGTGTACCCAAGAATAATCAGGTTTCTCGAACAATATACCTTTCGTGACATCctctatttgtttttttatctctttcgtACCATTCGCGATATTTAAAGGAACATCTACGAGATCTACTTTCATTAAAATGGAATCTTTTGCCGCAACCGTTTTGGCAGCATTCAAAGCATCTATatgacaaataaatattctttcagaCCCTAGAATCGATTTCCAATACTTCAAGATGTCTGTAAAGGAT
This window encodes:
- the LOC409897 gene encoding probable multidrug resistance-associated protein lethal(2)03659 isoform X1 — its product is MDKNQRKEVNNPRQNANPLSILTFWWILKLFIIGYKKELEEDDLYSPLREDRSNYLGQRIVKNWENEVKRCEKKKDNSKPSLFRVLYKCFGRLVMNTGLVLFVLEFGIRLVHPFLLARLLRYFSGNRKDWSNDIQYYAAGFCILPLIDIIILHWALQNLMHVGMKVRVACCTLIYRKILKLSNSVLENETSAGQMVNFLSNDVNRLDYFVFGIHYLWIGPLQIFVIAYLIFREIGWGAITGMTTFLLCIPLQMYLGKKVSRLTLVTAQKIDNRLSLMNQIIAGVEIIKMYVWEIPYSLLVEKARKKEVDVMKKYSIVEQIGLTFDIYVPRVCLFITILTYVLLGNNIDAEKVFMTSAFYTVLKSSMTIGFALSVHQLAEALVSIKRLEKFMMHPEISKSQKIQNQVASQSIPIYLKNVTARWDESREYDTLRNIDLSVQAGSFIAVIGQIGSGKSSLLQIILRELALKDGVLETNGKISFADQRPWIFASSIRQNILFGQPWNEIRYNEVIRVCQLKRDIDMFTHKDRTMVGERGINLSGGQRARINLARALYADADIYLLDDPLSAVDTHVGSRIVDECICGFLKDKTRILVTHQIQYLKVADEIIVMNNGSIQAKGSFEELQNMNLDFIKIFQEVEDKQESNEAEIKIEKRKTMEEIKKRENTDATDEPVEVSEMRTVGKISSKIFFAYWKASKNPFLLLLMIILFILSQIMASGSDYLLAFWVNSEVASRILKDNGTIVFEWVGPLSRDGIIYLYSGLTVGIVCIYVVQTFTYYGVCMRSSKNLHAQMFRSIVRAAMYFYNTNPAGRILNRFSKDIGIIDKKLPFTMFDVIIMFLNFIGTIVILGEVNAWLLIPTGIVILLFYYMRVVYISTSRAVKRMEGITRSPVFDHVGATLQGLTTIRAFKAEKIVTMDFDNHQDLHSSTWYIFISISRAFGLYIETFCLIYVAVITIMFLIFDNLATAGNIGLVITQISSITGMLQWGMRQTAELENQITSVERVLEYSNLEEEPFLDSIPEKKPPEEWPTKGLVEFKNVRLKYGPKSPYVLNGINFVINPKEKVGVVGRTGAGKTSLISALFRLAYIEGEIIIDGVPTDTIALHDFRSKISIIPQEPVLFGGSLRRNLDPFDEYSDNTLWEALQEVELKETISEMAAGLNSKVSEEGSNFSVGQRQLLCLVRALVRNNKIMVLDEATANVDPQTDSLIQQTVRKKFIDCTVFTIAHRLNTIMDSDKILVMNQGYLVEFDHPYILLQKKGYFYDMVQQTGTSMANSLTEIAKNCFYKNKEASS
- the LOC409897 gene encoding probable multidrug resistance-associated protein lethal(2)03659 isoform X2, whose translation is MHVGMKVRVACCTLIYRKILKLSNSVLENETSAGQMVNFLSNDVNRLDYFVFGIHYLWIGPLQIFVIAYLIFREIGWGAITGMTTFLLCIPLQMYLGKKVSRLTLVTAQKIDNRLSLMNQIIAGVEIIKMYVWEIPYSLLVEKARKKEVDVMKKYSIVEQIGLTFDIYVPRVCLFITILTYVLLGNNIDAEKVFMTSAFYTVLKSSMTIGFALSVHQLAEALVSIKRLEKFMMHPEISKSQKIQNQVASQSIPIYLKNVTARWDESREYDTLRNIDLSVQAGSFIAVIGQIGSGKSSLLQIILRELALKDGVLETNGKISFADQRPWIFASSIRQNILFGQPWNEIRYNEVIRVCQLKRDIDMFTHKDRTMVGERGINLSGGQRARINLARALYADADIYLLDDPLSAVDTHVGSRIVDECICGFLKDKTRILVTHQIQYLKVADEIIVMNNGSIQAKGSFEELQNMNLDFIKIFQEVEDKQESNEAEIKIEKRKTMEEIKKRENTDATDEPVEVSEMRTVGKISSKIFFAYWKASKNPFLLLLMIILFILSQIMASGSDYLLAFWVNSEVASRILKDNGTIVFEWVGPLSRDGIIYLYSGLTVGIVCIYVVQTFTYYGVCMRSSKNLHAQMFRSIVRAAMYFYNTNPAGRILNRFSKDIGIIDKKLPFTMFDVIIMFLNFIGTIVILGEVNAWLLIPTGIVILLFYYMRVVYISTSRAVKRMEGITRSPVFDHVGATLQGLTTIRAFKAEKIVTMDFDNHQDLHSSTWYIFISISRAFGLYIETFCLIYVAVITIMFLIFDNLATAGNIGLVITQISSITGMLQWGMRQTAELENQITSVERVLEYSNLEEEPFLDSIPEKKPPEEWPTKGLVEFKNVRLKYGPKSPYVLNGINFVINPKEKVGVVGRTGAGKTSLISALFRLAYIEGEIIIDGVPTDTIALHDFRSKISIIPQEPVLFGGSLRRNLDPFDEYSDNTLWEALQEVELKETISEMAAGLNSKVSEEGSNFSVGQRQLLCLVRALVRNNKIMVLDEATANVDPQTDSLIQQTVRKKFIDCTVFTIAHRLNTIMDSDKILVMNQGYLVEFDHPYILLQKKGYFYDMVQQTGTSMANSLTEIAKNCFYKNKEASS